A stretch of Salarias fasciatus chromosome 23, fSalaFa1.1, whole genome shotgun sequence DNA encodes these proteins:
- the LOC115382202 gene encoding NLR family CARD domain-containing protein 3-like: MSSTPEILLKMLDDLTSEDFKRFKFHLTEIGIFEGCNAIPVGQRETLDKVDTATQIHDRYSDHALDLMKLLLEKMGKKWIWDKHTINTTEPEGNDGPQKILLSMISKKCQEKLKSRLKNKFQYVFELIPKQGEAPVLNDIYTELKITKGGTAGVNKEHEVIQNPTASRKKDREEGSMKPEKLFEASPGRSEKVRTVLTKGDAGFGKTVLTQKFTLDWAEDKANQDIHFIFAFTFRELNLEKEKKFSLVGLVHHFFTETKEAGICSFDDFQVVFIFDGLDECRPPLNFHQTGTLTDVTEPTSVDVLLINLIKGNLLPSARIWITTRPAAANQIPDKCVNRVTEVQGFTDEQKEEYFRKRFREEEQASRIISHIKKSQSLHIMCHIPLFCWITAEVLEEELENREGRELPKTLTQMYIQHLKVQAKMNSVKCDDGSTSDEIWSPTSREMIESLGKLAFDQLQKGNLTFVPYDLTDCGIDLKAASVYSGMFTKILKKEKGLHNSVFCFIHLSFQEFLAALHVHQIFIKSGINLLDGKQQTSKMSKEMKTTPTLHHLHQRAVDEALKSPNGHLDLFLRFLLGLSLETNQSLLRGLLTQTGSSSQTNQKTVQYIKKKLNESLSAERSINLFHCLNELNDGSLVEQIQQSLRSGSLSIDILSPAQWSALAFILMSSEEDRKEFDLKKYSASEEALLRLLPVVKASNKALYVPRELIWRPA, from the exons ATGAGCTCAACTCCAGAAATCCTCCTGAAAATGCTGGATGATTTGACATCTGAAGACTTTAAAAGATTCAAGTTCCATTTGACTGAAATTGGCATCTTTGAAGGATGCAACGCAATCCCAGTAGGACAACGAGAGACACTGGACAAGGTGGACACAGCGACACAGATACACGACAGGTACAGTGATCATGCTCTGGATCTCATGAAACTGCTGTTGGAGAAAATGGGGAAGAAGTGGATATGGGATAAACACACCATAAACACCACAGAACCTGAAG ggaACGATGGACCTCAAAAAATTCTTTTGTCAATGATATCCAAGAAGTGTCAAGAAAAACTGAAGTCCAGACTGAAGAACAAGTTCCAGTATGTGTTTGAGTTGATCCCTAAACAAGGAGAGGCTCCCGTCCTGAACGACATTTACACAGAACTGAAAATCACTAAGGGAGGGACTGCAGGGGTTAATAAGGAACATGAGGTCATTCAGAATCCAACAGCATCcaggaaaaaagacagagaagaagGAAGCATGAAACCAGAAAAACTCTTTGAAGCCTCACCTGGACGATCTGAAAAAGTtagaacagtgctgacaaagggagatGCTGGCTTTGGAAAAACAGTgctgacacagaagttcactctggactgggctgaagacaaagccAACCAGGACATCCACTTTATATTtgcattcaccttcagagagctgaatctggagaaggagaagaagttcagcttggtgggactcgttcatcacttcttcactgaaactaaagaagcaggaatctgcagctttgacgacttccaggtggtcttcatctttgatggtctggatgagtgtcgacccCCTCTGAACTTCCACCAGACTGGGACCCTGACTGATGTTACAGAgcccacctcagtggatgttctgctgataaacCTCATCAAGGGGaatctgcttccctctgctcgaaTCTGGAttaccacacgacctgcagcagccaatcagattccTGATAAATGTGTgaacagggtgacagaggtccaaGGGTTCACTGACgaacagaaggaggagtacttcagaaagaggttcagagaggaggagcaggccagcaggatcatctcccacatcaagaaaTCAcaaagcctccacatcatgtgccacatcccacTCTTCTGTTGGATCACTGCTGAAGTTCTGGAGGAAGAGTTGGAGaacagagagggaagagagcTGCCCAAaaccctgactcagatgtacatccagCACCTGAAGGTCCAGGCCAAAATGAACAGTGTCAAGTGTGATGACGGATCTACCTCAGATGAAATCTGGAGTCCAACGAGCAGGGAAATGatagagtctctgggaaaactggcttttgatcagctacagaaaggaaacctgaccTTCGTTCCGTACGACCTGACAGACTGTGGCATCGACCTCAAAGCAGCCtcagtgtactcaggaatgttcacaaAGATCTTGAAAAAGGAGAAAGGCCTCCACAACagtgtgttctgcttcatccatctgagctttcaagagtttctggctgctcttcatgtccatcagatcTTCATCAAGTcaggaatcaacctgctggatgGAAAACAGCAAACATCCAAGATGTCCAAAGAGATGAAGACAACACCAACTCtgcaccatctccatcagagagctgtggacgaggccttgaagagtccaaatggacacctggacttgttcctccgcttcctcctgggtctttcactggagaccaatcagagtctccttcgaggtctgctgacacagacaggaagtagctcacagaccaatcagaaaacagtccagtacatcaagaagaagctgaatgagagtctgtctgcagagagaagcatcaatctgttccactgtctgaatgaactgaatgatggttctctggtggagcagatccaacagtccctgaggTCAGGAAGTCTCTCAATAGACattctgtctcctgctcagtggtcagctctggccTTCATCTTaatgtcatcagaagaagatcggaaagagtttgacctgaagaaatactctgcttcagaggaggctcttctgaggctgctgccagtggtcaaagcctccaacaaagctctgtacgtacCTCGTGAACTAATATGGAGACCTGCGTGA